In Hymenobacter sublimis, a single genomic region encodes these proteins:
- a CDS encoding cytochrome C oxidase subunit IV family protein, with translation MAQHATHDPAPTGEIPKPNTAWIWKTFWIISAITALEFVIAYIMPASTFRNSIFIILTIFKAFFIVAEFMHLKHETKGLIWTILIPMSLLIWLLVALITEGSYIGEAVQNLVS, from the coding sequence ATGGCTCAGCACGCAACGCACGATCCTGCTCCGACTGGCGAAATTCCTAAGCCCAATACCGCCTGGATCTGGAAAACCTTCTGGATTATTTCGGCTATTACGGCACTGGAATTTGTTATTGCCTACATCATGCCCGCCAGCACGTTCCGCAATTCCATCTTCATCATCCTGACCATTTTCAAGGCCTTCTTTATCGTGGCTGAATTCATGCACTTGAAGCATGAGACGAAGGGCCTGATTTGGACCATCTTGATTCCAATGTCTTTGCTCATCTGGCTGCTCGTGGCCTTGATTACGGAAGGCTCCTACATCGGCGAGGCAGTACAGAACCTAGTCAGCTAG
- a CDS encoding DUF420 domain-containing protein, translating to MTTNNTAVNPGNFTKYKIAAGVLGAVVPLAVAVLYFLPGVFRIPGANVKMLPAVNAVLNSLTAVFLMLGYYFIRRKNVAKHRAMMGMAFLLGSLFLVSYVAYHSQGIVTKYGGVGLMRGVYYFILITHILLAAITVALVLFTLYFALTEQFQKHRRIARWTYPVWLYVSITGVIVYFMIAPYYT from the coding sequence ATGACCACCAATAACACTGCCGTTAACCCCGGCAACTTCACCAAGTACAAAATAGCCGCTGGCGTCCTGGGAGCCGTGGTGCCCCTGGCCGTGGCCGTGCTTTACTTTCTGCCCGGCGTTTTTCGTATTCCCGGCGCCAATGTAAAAATGCTGCCGGCTGTTAATGCCGTGCTTAATTCCCTCACGGCGGTTTTCCTGATGCTGGGCTACTACTTCATCCGGCGCAAGAACGTAGCTAAGCACCGCGCCATGATGGGCATGGCTTTCCTGCTGGGCTCCTTGTTTCTGGTGTCTTACGTGGCGTACCACTCCCAAGGCATTGTGACGAAATACGGTGGGGTAGGCCTGATGCGCGGCGTCTACTACTTCATCCTAATAACCCACATTCTGCTGGCGGCCATTACCGTAGCGCTGGTGCTATTTACGCTGTATTTCGCCCTGACTGAGCAATTTCAGAAGCACCGCCGCATTGCCCGCTGGACTTACCCAGTGTGGCTCTACGTTTCTATTACGGGCGTAATTGTGTACTTCATGATTGCGCCTTACTACACCTAG
- a CDS encoding cytochrome c oxidase subunit 3: MHSSEALNTKQPATGIHPLRFVLVLMMVSIFMIFAAYTSAYIVRRNEGNWLEFNLPFGFLITTLILAASSVTVQWAWFAARKDELKQVRTALILTTVLGIAFLIGQWELWGVLVGQRIFFAGTDANPSGSFLYVLTGVHAFHLVTGLIFLLIVLRKSFNYQVHSRQMLSIGNVTIYWHYLGALWLYLYLFLLLNH, translated from the coding sequence ATGCATTCCTCCGAAGCATTAAACACCAAGCAGCCAGCCACGGGAATTCACCCGTTGCGGTTTGTGCTGGTGCTGATGATGGTCAGCATCTTCATGATTTTCGCTGCGTATACCAGCGCTTACATCGTGCGGCGCAACGAAGGCAACTGGCTAGAATTCAATTTGCCCTTTGGCTTCCTGATTACTACCCTGATCTTGGCCGCTAGCTCCGTGACTGTACAGTGGGCGTGGTTCGCGGCTCGTAAGGATGAACTCAAGCAAGTGCGCACGGCACTTATCCTAACCACCGTACTAGGTATTGCCTTTCTAATTGGGCAGTGGGAACTGTGGGGCGTCTTGGTGGGGCAGCGCATCTTTTTTGCGGGCACTGATGCCAACCCTTCCGGCTCATTTCTGTATGTATTAACCGGCGTCCATGCATTTCACCTGGTTACGGGACTTATCTTTCTGCTGATCGTATTGCGTAAAAGCTTTAACTATCAGGTGCATTCCCGGCAGATGCTCTCCATCGGCAACGTCACGATCTACTGGCACTACCTTGGCGCGCTTTGGTTGTACCTGTATTTGTTCCTACTTTTGAACCACTAG
- the cyoE gene encoding heme o synthase: MSKARAFFQLLKFRLALTVAFSSAIGYLLGAHELNWGRAALVMLGGLAVTGSANTINQIFEIDLDKMMKRTAQRPLPLGILSIREAWVFVAVLGVAGLSLLAYFFNPVAAALSLISLILYGFIYTPLKTISPICVAVGAIPGGMPPLIGWVAATGFLGLEGWILFGIQFMWQFPHFWAIAWVLDDDYKKAGFKMLPTPGKKDLRTAFQIMTYTLVLIPLSLLPFYFGMTSTTYPMVAAICGVLFLMQTFYLMRTISKKAAMSIMFGSFLYLPIVQIALVLDKI; encoded by the coding sequence ATGAGTAAGGCTAGGGCTTTCTTCCAGTTACTTAAATTTCGCCTGGCGCTTACGGTGGCCTTTTCCAGCGCCATTGGCTACTTGCTGGGCGCTCATGAGCTGAACTGGGGGCGGGCAGCGTTAGTGATGCTGGGCGGATTGGCAGTTACGGGCTCGGCTAACACCATTAACCAGATCTTTGAGATAGATCTGGACAAAATGATGAAGCGTACGGCTCAGCGGCCACTGCCTTTAGGGATTTTGAGTATTCGGGAGGCCTGGGTATTTGTGGCAGTTCTTGGAGTAGCGGGACTATCTTTGCTAGCCTACTTTTTCAACCCAGTAGCTGCCGCTCTCTCCCTTATATCCCTAATTCTATACGGCTTCATTTATACCCCACTGAAAACAATTTCACCTATTTGTGTAGCGGTAGGGGCTATACCAGGAGGAATGCCGCCGCTAATTGGCTGGGTGGCGGCTACGGGCTTCCTAGGGTTAGAAGGGTGGATCTTGTTCGGAATTCAGTTCATGTGGCAGTTTCCGCACTTCTGGGCCATTGCCTGGGTGCTAGACGATGACTACAAGAAGGCGGGCTTCAAAATGCTGCCTACACCCGGTAAAAAAGACCTGCGCACGGCGTTTCAAATCATGACGTACACGCTGGTACTCATTCCGCTCAGCTTGCTGCCGTTTTACTTTGGCATGACCAGTACTACGTACCCTATGGTAGCTGCTATTTGCGGAGTATTGTTCTTAATGCAGACTTTCTACCTCATGCGCACCATCAGTAAAAAGGCGGCCATGAGCATCATGTTTGGTTCCTTCCTCTACCTGCCCATTGTGCAGATAGCGTTGGTACTGGATAAGATATAA
- a CDS encoding SCO family protein has translation MRPQQVLVLGLILLVPVLAFLFLKSFGTNRYALPTFLPDRVDSTQVAGKWQRDTVYHQIGGFRLASQSGREVTGEEMQRKGLYVANFFFTTCPGACPRVTSQLVRVQEKFRQEPRVALASITVDPAHDSVAVLARYAEEYGAIAGKWFFLTGDKTVATRLATEEFRLAPSIDPGSLHSQQVFLVDRAGHVRGRYDGTSERDVNRLITEIEVLLYTYDHQ, from the coding sequence ATGCGGCCCCAACAAGTTTTAGTGTTGGGCCTGATTCTGCTGGTCCCGGTTCTGGCTTTCCTGTTCCTCAAAAGCTTCGGTACCAACCGTTACGCGCTGCCAACTTTCCTGCCCGACCGAGTAGACTCTACTCAGGTTGCGGGAAAGTGGCAGCGCGATACTGTTTATCACCAAATCGGTGGTTTTCGGTTAGCGTCGCAATCAGGCCGGGAAGTGACAGGGGAGGAGATGCAGCGGAAAGGCCTATACGTAGCTAATTTTTTCTTTACCACCTGCCCTGGCGCCTGTCCGCGCGTAACCAGCCAATTAGTGCGGGTGCAGGAGAAGTTTCGGCAGGAGCCCCGGGTAGCTTTGGCATCAATTACTGTAGATCCGGCCCACGATTCCGTAGCGGTGCTAGCGCGCTATGCCGAGGAGTACGGGGCCATTGCCGGCAAATGGTTTTTCCTGACTGGTGACAAAACCGTTGCTACCCGGTTAGCTACTGAGGAGTTCCGTCTTGCACCCAGCATTGACCCCGGAAGCCTGCACAGCCAGCAAGTCTTTCTGGTTGACCGCGCCGGGCACGTGCGCGGCCGCTACGACGGGACCAGCGAGCGGGACGTGAATCGCCTCATCACCGAAATTGAAGTGTTGCTTTACACCTATGACCACCAATAA
- a CDS encoding cytochrome c oxidase subunit 3 codes for MSTISTTQVISDSALDKPRTGTWDGGNEPFKASYGKLMMWFFLLSDAFTFAAFLTTYGLIRHRHGVYEGTAEAFKFSSNYWPIPEKVFDAFPGLHGYHLPLGFVALMTMILIFSSVTMVLAVEAGHRFDKKDVQKWLLWTILFGATFLSCQAWEWSHFIHGTQEGTLMNDGSVFHGANLAMNQYGPVLFADLFFFITGFHGTHVFSGVCLLIWAFIATTNGTFEKRGHYEMVEKIGLYWHFVDLVWVFVFTFFYLV; via the coding sequence ATGTCCACCATTTCCACGACGCAGGTAATTTCTGATTCCGCCCTGGATAAGCCGCGCACCGGCACCTGGGACGGCGGGAACGAGCCTTTCAAAGCAAGCTACGGCAAGCTGATGATGTGGTTCTTCCTGTTGTCGGACGCCTTCACGTTCGCCGCCTTCCTCACCACGTATGGTCTGATTCGTCACCGCCACGGCGTGTACGAGGGTACGGCGGAAGCCTTCAAGTTCTCGTCCAACTACTGGCCCATCCCCGAGAAAGTATTTGATGCCTTCCCCGGTCTGCACGGTTACCACCTACCGCTGGGTTTCGTGGCCTTGATGACGATGATTCTCATCTTTAGCTCGGTAACGATGGTACTGGCAGTAGAAGCTGGTCACCGCTTCGACAAGAAGGACGTACAGAAATGGCTGCTGTGGACGATATTATTCGGGGCTACCTTCTTGAGCTGCCAGGCCTGGGAGTGGAGCCACTTCATCCACGGCACCCAGGAAGGCACGCTGATGAACGATGGCTCGGTATTCCACGGCGCTAACCTGGCCATGAACCAGTACGGCCCGGTCCTGTTTGCCGATCTGTTCTTCTTCATCACCGGTTTCCACGGCACGCACGTATTCTCGGGCGTTTGCCTGCTGATTTGGGCGTTTATCGCCACTACGAACGGTACGTTTGAAAAGCGCGGCCACTATGAAATGGTGGAGAAAATTGGCCTGTATTGGCACTTTGTAGATCTGGTGTGGGTGTTCGTTTTCACCTTCTTCTACCTCGTTTAA